In Aquiflexum balticum DSM 16537, a single genomic region encodes these proteins:
- a CDS encoding Wzz/FepE/Etk N-terminal domain-containing protein, which translates to MEKPKNPTSSNNDEIDLLELAKTAWDQKKLIISITVVVTILGVLIALVLKNEYTAGSTFVPQTTEKANIGGNLGGLASLAGINLGGLSGGSEIPPSLYPKIVSSVNFRKDLLNATFYFQGNSQPITYEYYYDSVYQLGLIPLIRKYTIGLPSLLIKNFKANKYNNNSSNDFGLINISEKEFEHFKRLDKQISIQYNEKEGFVSLSFAMPEPLMAAQMAKYAEELLQKEVIEFKIQNAREQLKYTEERFEEKKIEFEEIQKKLANFRDKNQNLSSALVLNQLEKLESEYNFAFNIYTELAKQLEQAKLQVSKDTPIFSIIQPVTIPIEKSAPKRPMIVIVFLFLGLIVAFGYIFGREFLIGLKEQWNIKKLERLS; encoded by the coding sequence TTGGGATCAAAAAAAGCTAATTATTTCAATTACTGTTGTGGTTACAATATTAGGTGTTTTGATTGCATTGGTTTTGAAAAATGAATATACAGCAGGTTCTACTTTTGTCCCACAAACTACGGAAAAGGCCAATATTGGAGGGAATTTAGGTGGGCTTGCTTCATTGGCGGGGATTAATTTGGGAGGATTGTCAGGAGGAAGTGAAATTCCTCCAAGTCTTTATCCGAAAATTGTTTCTTCGGTAAACTTCAGGAAAGATTTGCTGAATGCTACATTCTATTTCCAAGGCAACAGCCAACCAATTACATATGAATATTATTATGATAGTGTTTATCAACTTGGATTGATACCATTAATTCGAAAATATACAATAGGATTACCTAGTTTATTGATAAAAAATTTCAAAGCAAATAAATATAATAATAATTCTTCTAATGATTTCGGTCTGATCAATATTTCTGAAAAAGAATTTGAGCATTTTAAAAGATTGGATAAACAAATTTCTATTCAATACAATGAAAAAGAAGGATTTGTTTCCTTATCTTTTGCTATGCCGGAACCTTTGATGGCGGCACAAATGGCAAAATATGCTGAGGAGTTGCTTCAAAAGGAGGTCATTGAATTTAAAATTCAAAATGCAAGAGAACAATTGAAATATACTGAAGAAAGGTTTGAAGAAAAGAAAATTGAATTTGAAGAAATTCAAAAAAAATTGGCCAACTTTAGAGATAAAAATCAAAATCTTTCTTCTGCATTAGTTTTGAATCAGTTGGAAAAATTAGAGTCTGAATACAATTTTGCTTTTAATATTTACACTGAATTGGCCAAGCAATTGGAACAGGCCAAACTTCAGGTGAGTAAAGACACACCCATTTTTTCTATCATTCAACCTGTGACAATTCCTATTGAAAAATCAGCTCCAAAGCGACCAATGATAGTTATTGTGTTTTTATTTCTAGGCTTGATTGTTGCCTTTGGGTATATTTTTGGTAGAGAGTTTTTGATTGGTCTGAAGGAACAATGGAATATTAAAAAATTAGAAAGATTATCTTAA
- a CDS encoding UDP-glucose dehydrogenase family protein — MKITVVGTGYVGLVSGACFSEVGIEVVCVDIDQKKIDNLKNGIMPIYEPGLEEIVKRNFASRRLQFSTNLGEAIQGSQVAFIAVGTPPGEDGSADLKYVLAVADEIGRTMTDYIVVATKSTVPVTTGEKVKAAIQSALDERGSDLPFAVASNPEFLKEGAAVEDFMKPDRIVIGIDDERAEEIMKRLYKPFQLNGDRIIYMDIPSAEMTKYTANAMLATKISFMNDIANLCELVGADANMVRKGIGADPRIGNKFIYPGVGYGGSCFPKDVKAIIKTGKKYGYDLRVLQAVEDVNDDQKHVLVKKIKKHFGDDLSGKTFAMWGLSFKPNTDDMRESPAIVIIDELIEAGAKVKAYDPIAMKEAQHIYVGDKITYAKDAYDACVDTDALLLVTEWSEFRIPSWSAIAKLLHNKVVFDGRNIYEKSYLSEIGFTHYGIGI, encoded by the coding sequence ATGAAAATTACAGTAGTAGGTACAGGATACGTTGGTTTGGTATCAGGCGCATGTTTTTCCGAAGTCGGTATTGAAGTTGTTTGTGTTGACATTGATCAAAAAAAGATCGACAATCTTAAAAATGGTATCATGCCAATTTATGAGCCTGGTTTGGAAGAAATTGTCAAAAGAAATTTTGCAAGTAGAAGGCTTCAGTTTTCCACTAATTTGGGTGAAGCTATACAAGGATCTCAGGTGGCATTTATTGCAGTAGGAACACCTCCGGGAGAGGATGGTTCAGCAGATTTGAAATATGTATTGGCCGTTGCAGATGAAATCGGTAGGACAATGACAGATTATATTGTTGTAGCCACCAAAAGTACGGTTCCGGTAACCACAGGTGAGAAAGTAAAAGCTGCTATCCAATCAGCCTTGGATGAAAGAGGTTCTGATTTACCATTTGCAGTTGCTTCCAATCCAGAGTTTTTGAAGGAAGGGGCAGCAGTAGAGGATTTTATGAAGCCTGATAGAATTGTCATCGGAATAGATGATGAAAGGGCAGAAGAAATCATGAAGCGTTTATACAAGCCATTTCAATTGAATGGGGATAGAATTATATATATGGATATCCCATCTGCTGAGATGACAAAATATACAGCCAATGCGATGTTGGCTACCAAAATTTCATTTATGAATGATATTGCAAATTTATGTGAGTTGGTAGGTGCTGATGCCAATATGGTAAGAAAAGGTATCGGGGCTGACCCTAGAATAGGCAATAAGTTTATTTATCCCGGGGTTGGTTATGGTGGATCCTGTTTTCCAAAAGACGTCAAGGCCATTATCAAAACCGGCAAAAAGTATGGCTATGATCTTAGGGTATTACAGGCGGTAGAAGATGTAAATGATGATCAAAAACATGTTCTGGTTAAAAAAATCAAAAAACATTTCGGGGATGATTTAAGTGGAAAAACTTTTGCGATGTGGGGATTGAGTTTTAAACCCAATACGGATGATATGCGGGAATCACCGGCTATAGTCATTATCGATGAATTGATAGAGGCAGGTGCCAAAGTAAAAGCCTATGATCCCATTGCGATGAAAGAAGCCCAGCATATTTATGTGGGAGATAAAATAACTTATGCCAAAGACGCTTATGATGCCTGCGTAGATACTGATGCCCTATTGCTAGTTACAGAATGGTCAGAATTCAGAATCCCAAGTTGGTCAGCCATTGCCAAGTTATTGCATAATAAAGTGGTTTTTGATGGAAGAAATATTTACGAAAAAAGTTACCTTTCCGAGATAGGTTTTACTCATTATGGAATTGGTATTTAA
- a CDS encoding nucleotide sugar dehydrogenase — translation MLKSLSESKIAIVGLGYVGLPLAVAFGEKFATVGYDIDPKRVDQLQKGHDRTLEVEDEDLKKVLVKTVIELEEKKKGLLVSDAIIPISSCNIYIVTVPTPTDKHNKPVLTPMLKASEMIGKILKKGDVVIYESTVYPGVTEDECVPVLEKVSGLKFNEDFFAGYSPERINPGDKEHTVTKILKVTSGSTPEVAEYVDQLYKSVITAGTHKASSIKVAEAAKVIENSQRDINIAFVNELSKIFNLLGIDTQEVLEAAGTKWNFLPFKPGLVGGHCIGVDPFYLAQKAQEVGYHPEIILAGRRLNDSMGKHVATEVIKHMMRKDLKVIDSKVLILGFTFKEDCPDVRNTRVIDIYKELKSFDMDVDVYDHWADPAEVMHEYGIEIINGKTKENLDQYSAIILAVAHKEFKSWSIKKSSKQVVFDVKSTLKKEEVDARL, via the coding sequence ATGCTAAAATCACTTTCAGAATCAAAAATAGCAATAGTTGGCTTGGGCTATGTTGGACTACCTTTAGCGGTTGCCTTTGGGGAAAAATTTGCTACGGTGGGTTATGACATTGACCCAAAAAGAGTGGATCAATTACAAAAAGGTCATGACAGAACACTCGAGGTTGAAGATGAAGACCTTAAAAAAGTCCTGGTAAAAACAGTCATTGAATTGGAAGAAAAGAAAAAAGGACTTCTGGTTTCAGATGCCATTATACCTATTTCTTCCTGTAATATATACATCGTTACGGTACCGACACCCACGGACAAACACAACAAACCTGTTTTGACTCCCATGTTGAAGGCCTCAGAAATGATCGGTAAAATCCTTAAAAAAGGCGATGTTGTCATTTATGAATCCACAGTATATCCTGGTGTAACCGAGGACGAGTGTGTTCCAGTATTGGAAAAAGTATCAGGTTTAAAATTCAATGAGGATTTCTTTGCGGGCTATTCCCCTGAGAGAATCAATCCGGGTGACAAAGAACATACAGTAACCAAAATCCTAAAAGTCACTTCGGGAAGCACGCCTGAAGTGGCAGAATACGTGGATCAGTTGTATAAATCTGTCATCACGGCAGGAACCCACAAAGCTTCTTCTATCAAAGTGGCGGAAGCTGCCAAAGTGATTGAAAATTCCCAAAGAGATATCAATATTGCTTTTGTAAATGAATTGTCAAAAATCTTTAACCTTTTGGGTATTGATACCCAGGAAGTTTTGGAAGCTGCAGGCACCAAATGGAATTTTCTTCCATTTAAGCCCGGATTAGTTGGAGGTCATTGTATAGGGGTTGATCCTTTTTACCTAGCTCAAAAAGCCCAGGAAGTAGGTTATCATCCGGAAATAATCCTTGCGGGAAGAAGACTAAATGATTCCATGGGCAAGCATGTGGCCACTGAAGTGATCAAGCATATGATGCGTAAGGATTTAAAGGTTATTGACTCCAAAGTACTTATTCTAGGATTTACCTTCAAGGAAGATTGCCCAGATGTCCGAAATACCCGCGTTATCGATATTTATAAAGAGTTGAAATCTTTTGATATGGATGTGGACGTTTATGACCATTGGGCAGATCCAGCAGAGGTTATGCATGAATATGGGATTGAAATTATCAATGGTAAAACCAAAGAAAATTTAGACCAATATTCCGCGATTATTTTGGCTGTAGCGCATAAGGAGTTTAAAAGTTGGTCAATTAAGAAATCTAGTAAACAAGTTGTTTTTGATGTAAAATCAACTTTAAAAAAAGAGGAAGTTGATGCTAGGCTTTGA
- a CDS encoding oligosaccharide flippase family protein, translating to MVSFFNSLVKGKLSKSISLLLLFNFIGIIINLLYVPLMISVLDTERYGIWLTITTMISWIGYLDIGLGHGLRNKVSESLAVNDEMKARAYISTAYFSILVIVLFLVLISIFIIPLISWHRVLNAPISMSNELSKLMFWVLIIFSIQFLFRLVNSVLLGAQKPEAAYFVNISGQIIGFLSIFILVKFNINLSLVFLGIIISIAPLLVMIFANLAVFKFKFKNIAPKFSFFNKNLVKPLLGLGYMFFAVQITSLLLFQSNNIIIAHTVGPSGVTEFNIAFKYLGILNTVLYLISTPFWSASSEAFFTKNFSWVSLNLRKLNLVWVVFIFLTALLVVVGPMIYHLWLGEKVKYNFSVLILMGVYYIFYMQWTIYGSFINGSGKLKLQFLFMFVEVLIHIPMAILLGLWIGLEGVIVSMIFIAGINMVWPRIQIKKLLNQTASGIWNK from the coding sequence ATGGTTAGTTTTTTTAATTCCCTTGTGAAGGGAAAGCTTTCAAAAAGTATTTCTTTATTATTGCTTTTCAATTTCATTGGTATTATTATAAATTTATTATATGTGCCATTAATGATTAGTGTGCTCGATACAGAAAGGTATGGTATTTGGCTGACTATAACCACGATGATTTCCTGGATTGGATATTTAGATATCGGTTTAGGTCATGGACTTAGGAATAAGGTTTCAGAAAGTTTGGCTGTTAATGATGAAATGAAAGCTAGAGCATATATCAGTACAGCTTATTTTTCAATATTAGTAATTGTACTTTTTTTAGTCTTAATATCAATATTTATTATCCCCTTGATTTCATGGCATAGGGTATTAAATGCCCCAATAAGCATGTCAAATGAACTGTCCAAATTAATGTTTTGGGTTTTAATTATATTTTCAATTCAATTTTTATTTAGGCTTGTAAATTCAGTTCTATTAGGGGCTCAAAAACCTGAAGCTGCTTATTTTGTTAATATTTCAGGACAAATAATAGGGTTTTTGAGTATTTTTATTCTTGTTAAATTCAATATTAACCTTTCGCTGGTATTTTTAGGAATTATTATTTCGATTGCACCATTGTTGGTAATGATATTTGCAAATCTTGCTGTATTTAAATTTAAGTTTAAAAATATTGCTCCAAAATTTTCTTTTTTTAATAAAAACTTGGTAAAACCATTGCTTGGCCTAGGATACATGTTTTTTGCAGTTCAGATAACTTCACTTCTATTATTTCAATCAAACAATATAATTATTGCTCATACGGTTGGGCCTAGTGGTGTTACAGAGTTTAATATTGCATTTAAATATTTAGGTATTTTAAACACTGTATTGTATTTAATTTCGACTCCATTTTGGTCAGCTTCTTCTGAGGCATTTTTCACAAAGAATTTTTCTTGGGTTAGCTTAAATTTAAGAAAGCTTAATTTGGTTTGGGTTGTTTTTATTTTTTTAACAGCATTACTTGTTGTTGTCGGCCCTATGATTTATCATTTATGGTTAGGGGAAAAGGTGAAATACAATTTTTCTGTTCTAATTTTAATGGGCGTATATTATATTTTTTATATGCAATGGACGATATATGGTAGCTTTATAAATGGAAGTGGAAAATTGAAATTGCAATTTTTGTTTATGTTTGTTGAAGTCCTCATTCATATTCCAATGGCAATTTTGTTAGGACTTTGGATTGGATTGGAAGGGGTGATTGTTTCAATGATTTTTATTGCTGGAATTAATATGGTTTGGCCTAGGATTCAAATTAAAAAATTATTGAATCAAACAGCCTCAGGCATATGGAACAAATAA
- a CDS encoding glycosyltransferase, with protein sequence MKILVFSYFPLPSGLAPTTRMVAYGKGMVINGVNVDLLSIYPYSKKESNSNWPKDLNFISPFSAKYNRFILIRGIHFFLGLVFSLVYLKKNRKKYDSIIISNDNPLVLGPVSFFSKILGIPVFFIFDEFPIPIRHYLKSDISLIKKKSYRLIFRFVDGFISMTDKLLEFYSNILNRPMPHLLLNTITDTDRFLDSSQNYREDSLCYMGNMELSKDNVDLIIKAFAKVSLKFPTFKLKLFGKPNQAEKKLLEGIISELNLGNRVSFHFAYYDEVPFILSKSMILVSSQPNTVRATGGFPTKVGEYLASGTPIITTDVGEISNFVKDGEHLFLVEPENVNSYANKIEFVLKNYPFALEVAKKGRELLNREYSHLIAGEKIINFINKVNDTKTK encoded by the coding sequence TTGAAAATACTTGTTTTTTCTTATTTCCCGTTACCTAGCGGGCTCGCACCGACAACAAGGATGGTTGCTTATGGCAAAGGGATGGTGATTAATGGGGTAAATGTTGATCTTCTTTCGATTTATCCTTATTCAAAAAAGGAATCAAATTCAAATTGGCCTAAAGATTTGAACTTTATTTCACCTTTTTCTGCAAAGTATAATCGTTTTATTCTTATAAGGGGGATTCATTTTTTTTTGGGATTAGTATTTTCATTGGTTTATTTAAAAAAAAATAGAAAAAAATATGATTCCATAATTATTAGTAATGACAATCCCCTTGTTCTTGGTCCAGTATCATTTTTTTCTAAAATACTAGGCATTCCCGTTTTTTTCATTTTCGATGAATTCCCAATTCCAATTCGACATTACCTTAAAAGCGACATTAGTTTAATCAAAAAGAAAAGCTACCGCTTAATTTTCAGGTTTGTTGATGGTTTTATTTCAATGACTGATAAACTCTTAGAATTTTATTCAAATATTTTAAATAGACCAATGCCCCACTTACTTTTAAACACCATAACCGATACCGATAGGTTTTTAGATTCTAGTCAAAATTATAGAGAAGATTCATTGTGTTATATGGGAAACATGGAATTGTCCAAGGATAATGTTGATTTAATTATTAAAGCTTTCGCGAAAGTGAGTTTAAAGTTTCCAACTTTTAAACTCAAATTATTTGGGAAGCCAAATCAAGCTGAAAAAAAGCTTCTTGAAGGAATAATCAGTGAGTTGAATTTAGGAAATAGAGTTAGCTTTCACTTTGCTTATTATGATGAAGTACCATTCATTTTGTCTAAGTCTATGATTCTGGTTTCTTCCCAGCCAAATACAGTTAGGGCTACCGGAGGATTTCCAACTAAAGTTGGGGAATACTTGGCTTCTGGTACCCCAATAATCACGACAGATGTGGGTGAAATTTCAAATTTTGTAAAAGATGGTGAGCACCTGTTTCTTGTGGAACCTGAAAACGTTAATTCATATGCTAATAAAATTGAATTTGTTTTAAAAAATTATCCTTTTGCTCTTGAGGTTGCAAAAAAAGGCAGAGAACTATTAAATAGGGAATATTCGCATTTAATTGCAGGGGAAAAAATTATTAATTTTATAAATAAGGTAAATGACACAAAAACAAAGTAA
- a CDS encoding polysaccharide biosynthesis protein, whose product MTQKQSKTLLITGGTGSFGSAVLNRFKNSDLFTEIRVFSRDEKKQDDLRKKINDPKVKFYIGDARDLASVENAVKGVDFIFHAAALKQVPSCEFFPLEAVKTNILGTDNVLSAAEKFEVNRVVVLSTDKAAYPINAMGMSKAMMEKVMVAKSRNLDDAKTIFCGTRYGNVMASRGSVIPLFIDQIKSGNPLTITDPNMTRFMMTLEDAVDLVWFAFENSQQGDLFVQKAPAATIEVLAKALLELYGASNEIKVIGTRHGEKLYETLVNREDMVKAIDMGNYYRIPADTRDLNYAQFFSEGEPNVSNFEEYHSHNTGRLDIEGMKKLLFKLPIIRKEILGETNVEQYPD is encoded by the coding sequence ATGACACAAAAACAAAGTAAAACCCTTTTAATTACCGGTGGAACAGGATCCTTTGGTAGCGCAGTTTTAAATAGATTTAAAAATTCTGATTTGTTTACTGAAATCAGAGTTTTTAGTAGAGATGAGAAAAAACAAGATGACCTTAGGAAGAAAATCAATGATCCAAAAGTCAAATTTTATATTGGAGATGCAAGGGATTTAGCTAGCGTTGAAAATGCTGTAAAAGGCGTGGATTTTATTTTTCATGCAGCTGCTTTGAAACAAGTTCCTTCCTGTGAATTCTTCCCTCTTGAGGCAGTTAAAACCAATATTCTGGGCACTGACAATGTCCTCTCAGCAGCCGAGAAATTTGAAGTAAATAGAGTGGTGGTATTAAGTACAGACAAAGCCGCCTATCCCATCAATGCTATGGGGATGTCCAAAGCGATGATGGAAAAGGTAATGGTTGCAAAATCAAGAAACCTTGATGATGCAAAAACAATTTTTTGTGGAACCAGATACGGAAACGTTATGGCGTCAAGAGGTTCTGTGATACCTTTATTTATTGACCAGATAAAATCAGGAAATCCTTTAACTATCACAGATCCCAATATGACAAGGTTTATGATGACTCTGGAGGATGCTGTTGACCTGGTTTGGTTCGCCTTTGAAAATAGTCAGCAAGGGGATTTATTTGTTCAGAAAGCTCCGGCGGCTACTATCGAAGTTTTGGCTAAAGCCCTTTTAGAATTGTATGGTGCATCCAATGAAATAAAAGTCATAGGAACCCGTCATGGAGAGAAGCTGTATGAAACCTTGGTCAACAGAGAGGATATGGTTAAAGCAATAGACATGGGTAATTATTATAGAATTCCTGCTGATACAAGAGACCTTAACTATGCCCAATTTTTTTCAGAGGGAGAACCAAATGTTTCTAATTTTGAAGAATATCACTCCCACAATACAGGAAGGTTGGATATTGAGGGAATGAAAAAATTACTTTTCAAACTCCCTATCATAAGAAAAGAGATCTTGGGAGAAACTAACGTCGAACAATATCCGGATTAA
- a CDS encoding polysaccharide biosynthesis C-terminal domain-containing protein, which translates to MAKKIGITGQNGFVGTHLFNALGLFPDEFERIEFNRDWFLDEELLDSFVRKCDVIVHLAALNRHNDPEVIFSTNIKLVQRLISSFERTGRNPHVFISSSTQEEKDNLYGKSKKAGRKLLADWAKKNDAVFSGLIIPNVFGPFGNPFYNSVVATFAHQISRGEIPKIEVDGDLKLIYVGELVNTIIKLIRARKGGTSILVEHTAEAKVSEILFMLQKFKSEYQELGVIPQISGTFEHNLFNTYRCYMDIENYFPRKFTQHKDARGAFVEVIRLGIGGQVSFSTTLPGVTRGNHFHTRKIERFAVIKGKALIQLRKIGTDKVFNYYLDGNEPAYVDMPIWYTHNIKNIGDEELYTIFWINEHYDPSNPDTYFENV; encoded by the coding sequence ATGGCTAAAAAAATTGGAATTACCGGACAAAATGGTTTTGTTGGAACCCACCTTTTTAATGCTCTGGGTTTGTTTCCCGATGAATTTGAGAGAATTGAGTTTAATAGAGATTGGTTTTTAGATGAAGAACTTCTTGATTCATTTGTGCGAAAATGCGATGTCATTGTTCATTTGGCAGCCCTTAACAGACACAATGATCCGGAGGTAATTTTTTCCACAAACATTAAACTTGTTCAACGACTAATAAGCTCTTTTGAAAGGACAGGAAGAAATCCCCATGTTTTTATTTCATCTTCAACCCAGGAGGAAAAAGATAATCTCTATGGAAAATCAAAGAAAGCGGGAAGGAAACTTTTGGCTGATTGGGCAAAAAAGAATGATGCTGTTTTTTCTGGTTTGATTATCCCCAATGTTTTTGGACCATTTGGAAATCCATTTTATAATTCAGTTGTGGCTACTTTCGCTCACCAGATAAGCAGAGGTGAAATTCCTAAAATAGAGGTAGATGGAGATTTGAAATTGATTTATGTCGGTGAGTTAGTAAATACTATCATTAAATTAATCAGAGCAAGAAAAGGAGGTACCTCAATCCTCGTGGAACATACTGCTGAGGCAAAAGTTTCTGAAATTTTGTTCATGCTTCAAAAGTTCAAATCTGAATATCAAGAATTGGGTGTGATTCCACAAATTTCAGGTACTTTTGAACATAACCTGTTCAATACTTATAGGTGCTATATGGATATTGAAAATTACTTTCCGCGAAAATTTACCCAACACAAAGATGCAAGGGGTGCTTTTGTTGAAGTTATCCGATTGGGAATTGGAGGACAGGTTTCTTTTTCTACTACTTTACCTGGAGTTACAAGGGGAAACCATTTTCACACCAGAAAAATAGAGCGTTTTGCAGTTATCAAAGGTAAGGCCTTGATCCAACTCAGGAAAATAGGCACTGACAAGGTTTTCAATTATTATTTGGATGGAAATGAGCCTGCTTATGTCGATATGCCTATATGGTATACTCATAACATCAAAAACATTGGAGATGAAGAACTGTATACTATTTTCTGGATAAATGAGCATTATGACCCATCTAATCCAGACACCTATTTTGAAAACGTTTGA
- the wecB gene encoding non-hydrolyzing UDP-N-acetylglucosamine 2-epimerase, translating into MKRLKVMTVVGTRPEIIRLSRVLTALDESEAIDHILVHTGQNFDYELNQIFFEDLQIRNPDYFLDAAGATPTETVGQILIKIDPLLEQLKPDAFLVLGDTNSCLCAIPAKKRHVPIFHMEAGNRCFDQRVPEETNRKIVDHISDINLTYSDIAREYLLREGISADRIIKTGSPMYEVLNFHLDRIIDSNVVSRLGLKKGKFFVVSSHREENINNEKNFKGLIESLNFLAEKYQYPIIVSTHPRTRKMIESKGIETHPLIQLLKPLGFIDYNALQMNSFAVLSDSGTISEESSILNFRALNIRDAHERPEAMEEASVMMVGMNTERIIQGISQLEQQKIGDNRNFRKVADYSMPNVSAKMVRILISYVDYVKRVVWQIEN; encoded by the coding sequence ATGAAGAGATTAAAAGTAATGACCGTAGTCGGTACCAGGCCAGAAATCATTCGATTATCAAGGGTATTGACTGCCTTAGATGAATCAGAAGCTATTGATCATATTTTGGTTCATACCGGTCAGAATTTTGATTATGAATTGAATCAAATATTTTTCGAAGATCTTCAAATCAGAAATCCGGATTATTTTTTGGATGCAGCTGGTGCAACACCCACAGAAACAGTGGGACAAATTTTAATTAAAATTGACCCTTTGTTGGAACAATTAAAACCCGATGCATTTTTGGTTTTGGGAGATACTAATAGTTGTCTTTGTGCCATTCCAGCCAAAAAGAGACATGTCCCCATTTTCCACATGGAAGCGGGAAACAGGTGTTTTGACCAAAGGGTGCCAGAGGAAACTAATAGAAAAATTGTTGACCATATTTCGGACATCAATCTTACTTATAGTGATATAGCGAGAGAGTATCTTTTGCGGGAAGGGATTTCCGCTGACAGGATTATCAAAACTGGTTCGCCAATGTACGAGGTTTTGAATTTTCATTTGGACAGAATTATTGATTCCAATGTTGTATCAAGGTTAGGTTTGAAAAAAGGAAAATTCTTTGTGGTATCTTCTCATCGGGAAGAAAACATAAACAATGAAAAAAACTTTAAGGGATTGATTGAAAGTCTTAATTTCTTGGCTGAAAAATATCAATATCCTATAATTGTCAGTACCCATCCAAGGACAAGAAAAATGATAGAATCGAAAGGAATTGAAACTCATCCCTTAATTCAACTATTAAAACCGCTTGGATTTATTGATTATAATGCTTTGCAGATGAACTCATTTGCAGTCCTTTCAGATAGCGGGACTATTTCGGAAGAATCATCAATTTTGAACTTTAGGGCATTGAATATAAGAGATGCTCACGAAAGACCTGAGGCAATGGAAGAGGCATCTGTAATGATGGTAGGGATGAATACTGAAAGGATTATCCAAGGCATCTCTCAACTTGAACAACAGAAAATAGGTGATAATAGAAATTTTAGGAAGGTTGCTGATTATAGTATGCCAAATGTATCTGCCAAAATGGTCAGAATACTAATTTCGTATGTCGATTATGTAAAAAGGGTAGTATGGCAAATAGAAAATTAA
- a CDS encoding glycosyltransferase family 4 protein has translation MANRKLKILYVHRGVEGKDGWGRSFFLASGMSKLGHSVTFMTTSFQRRFLKFEKKTIDGVLIYVFPDLLPLKLKASGFGIFSLFFKTVFVGFNKFDLIISDCGHRPSNFPAFINQFLFGSIHLTEWWDFYGDGGYYNEKPWYFRIFYGKLEKWLEIKSKKKADGVIVLSNWMFNKALSTGIKNVKIIHGGALTSKLKYQKPLPDRTGKIKLAYIGMADTELDLMIPFFNSLSDVRIKEKVIFLGFGNILNPLKKKQYGLDKILIEKGWIDYLNDTSVLEEIDVFVMIRKVNENALAGWPNKIGDYLALGRPILINPYGDLIDFVKDNPFGFIPVNFDEESIIQAIIKITSNKFDLIEMGEYNRALGESNSWEKKSGEIISFYKEITKE, from the coding sequence ATGGCAAATAGAAAATTAAAAATTCTATATGTCCATAGGGGAGTGGAAGGAAAAGATGGTTGGGGCAGGTCATTCTTTTTAGCTTCAGGAATGTCTAAATTGGGCCATTCTGTGACATTTATGACCACTTCTTTTCAAAGAAGATTTTTAAAATTTGAAAAAAAAACAATAGACGGAGTTTTGATTTACGTTTTTCCTGATCTCCTTCCATTAAAACTAAAAGCTTCAGGATTCGGTATATTTAGTTTATTTTTTAAAACGGTATTTGTAGGATTTAACAAATTTGATTTAATAATTTCAGATTGCGGTCATCGGCCATCTAACTTTCCTGCATTTATTAATCAATTCCTGTTTGGTTCAATCCACTTAACAGAATGGTGGGATTTTTATGGGGACGGTGGTTATTACAATGAAAAGCCATGGTACTTCAGGATTTTTTATGGAAAACTTGAAAAATGGCTTGAAATAAAAAGCAAAAAAAAAGCAGATGGAGTTATAGTCCTTTCAAATTGGATGTTTAATAAAGCATTATCAACAGGGATAAAAAATGTTAAGATTATTCATGGAGGAGCTTTGACTTCAAAATTGAAATACCAAAAACCTTTACCGGATAGAACCGGAAAAATTAAGTTGGCATACATTGGAATGGCAGATACCGAATTGGATTTAATGATACCTTTTTTCAACTCTCTTTCCGATGTTAGAATTAAAGAAAAAGTAATTTTTTTAGGTTTTGGAAATATTCTAAATCCTTTGAAGAAAAAACAATATGGACTTGATAAAATTTTGATTGAAAAAGGATGGATAGATTATTTGAATGATACCAGTGTTTTGGAGGAGATAGATGTTTTTGTTATGATAAGGAAAGTTAATGAAAATGCCCTTGCAGGATGGCCCAATAAAATTGGTGATTACCTTGCCTTGGGTAGGCCAATATTAATTAACCCTTATGGTGACTTAATTGATTTTGTAAAGGATAATCCATTTGGTTTCATCCCGGTAAATTTTGATGAGGAAAGCATCATTCAAGCAATTATTAAAATCACTTCAAATAAATTTGATTTAATTGAAATGGGAGAATATAATAGGGCATTAGGTGAATCTAACTCTTGGGAGAAAAAAAGTGGAGAGATTATCAGCTTTTATAAAGAAATTACTAAAGAATAA